One window of Equus asinus isolate D_3611 breed Donkey chromosome 7, EquAss-T2T_v2, whole genome shotgun sequence genomic DNA carries:
- the SKA1 gene encoding SKA complex subunit 1 isoform X2, with product MASSDLEQLCSHINEKIGHIKKTLSLRNCGQEPTLKTILNKIGDEIIVVNELLNKLELEIQFQEQTNSSLKELYESLEEDYKDVEHLKENIPPHLPQVTVTKNFVNVADVDPEEPVKVEEPAPTKKPPKEQRTIKEMLFITSDEFNGIPAYMKSRLTYCQINDVIKEINKAVVSKYKILYQPKKSMNSVTRNLYHRFIDEETKDTKGHYFIVEADIKEFTALKVDKRFHVILNILRHCRRLSEVRGGGLTRYVIT from the exons ATGGCCTCCTCAGATCTGGAACAATTATGCTCTCATATTAATGAAAAGATTGGCCATATTAAAAAAACTCTGTCATTAAGAAACTGTG GCCAAGAACCTACCTTGAAGaccatattaaataaaataggagATGAGATCATTGTGGTAAATGAACTTCTAAATAAATTGGAATTGGAAATTCAGTTTCAAGAACAAACCAACAGTTCACTCAAG gaacTCTATGAATCTCTCGAAGAAGATTATAAAGATGTGGAACATCTCAAAGAAAACATTCCTCCCCATTTGCCTCAAGTAACAGTAACCAAGAACTT TGTTAACGTAGCAGATGTTGACCCTGAAGAACCAGTCAAAGTCGAGGAACCTGCACCCACAAAGAAGCCCCCAAAAGAACAAAGAACTATTAAAGAAATGCTATTTATAACTTCTGATGAGTTTAATGGCATTCCTGC GTACATGAAATCCCGCTTAACCTATTGTCAAATTAATGATGTTATTAAAGAAATCAATAAGGCAGTAGTTAGTAAATATAAGATCCTATATCAACCAAAAAAGTCTATGAATTCTGTGACCAGAAATCTCTATCACAGATTTATTGATGAAGAAACGAAGGATACCAAAG GTCATTATTTTATAGTGGAAGCTGACATAAAGGAGTTCACAGCTTTGAAAGTTGACAAGAGGTTTCACGTGATCCTGAATATTTTACGACACTGCCGGAGGCTCTCAGAGGTCCGAGGGGGAGGCCTTACCCGATACGTTATAACCTGA
- the SKA1 gene encoding SKA complex subunit 1 isoform X1, translating to MASSDLEQLCSHINEKIGHIKKTLSLRNCGQEPTLKTILNKIGDEIIVVNELLNKLELEIQFQEQTNSSLKELYESLEEDYKDVEHLKENIPPHLPQVTVTKNFFLILLSLKKMSPLSQGVNVADVDPEEPVKVEEPAPTKKPPKEQRTIKEMLFITSDEFNGIPAYMKSRLTYCQINDVIKEINKAVVSKYKILYQPKKSMNSVTRNLYHRFIDEETKDTKGHYFIVEADIKEFTALKVDKRFHVILNILRHCRRLSEVRGGGLTRYVIT from the exons ATGGCCTCCTCAGATCTGGAACAATTATGCTCTCATATTAATGAAAAGATTGGCCATATTAAAAAAACTCTGTCATTAAGAAACTGTG GCCAAGAACCTACCTTGAAGaccatattaaataaaataggagATGAGATCATTGTGGTAAATGAACTTCTAAATAAATTGGAATTGGAAATTCAGTTTCAAGAACAAACCAACAGTTCACTCAAG gaacTCTATGAATCTCTCGAAGAAGATTATAAAGATGTGGAACATCTCAAAGAAAACATTCCTCCCCATTTGCCTCAAGTAACAGTAACCAAGAACTT TTTTCTTATCCTGCTGTCTCTGAAGAAAATGTCAcctctttcccaagg TGTTAACGTAGCAGATGTTGACCCTGAAGAACCAGTCAAAGTCGAGGAACCTGCACCCACAAAGAAGCCCCCAAAAGAACAAAGAACTATTAAAGAAATGCTATTTATAACTTCTGATGAGTTTAATGGCATTCCTGC GTACATGAAATCCCGCTTAACCTATTGTCAAATTAATGATGTTATTAAAGAAATCAATAAGGCAGTAGTTAGTAAATATAAGATCCTATATCAACCAAAAAAGTCTATGAATTCTGTGACCAGAAATCTCTATCACAGATTTATTGATGAAGAAACGAAGGATACCAAAG GTCATTATTTTATAGTGGAAGCTGACATAAAGGAGTTCACAGCTTTGAAAGTTGACAAGAGGTTTCACGTGATCCTGAATATTTTACGACACTGCCGGAGGCTCTCAGAGGTCCGAGGGGGAGGCCTTACCCGATACGTTATAACCTGA